The following nucleotide sequence is from Myxococcota bacterium.
CGACGCCTGTGAGTTCGAGGAGCTGGTCATCGAGAACGGCGTCCTGGCGGGACGGCCGATCATCGTCACGACGTTCCTCGCGATTCTGGAGCTCACCCGGCTCGAGGCGATCGGTCTCTATCAGGGCATCGACGAGCGCGGGGTCCCGCGCGGCACCATCCACGTGAAACGCAAGCAGCATCCGGACGATCGCGAGTGGGTCGAGCGCGTCTCGGACCTCATGTAGACGAGGAGAGGGCATGGCCAAAAAGAAGGCGGTAGCCGCCGAGGCGCAGGACGCGACGAACCACGCCGCCGAGCAGTCGGAGAACGCCGAACAGCCCGAAACGGTGGAGGCGTCCGCCGAGAAGCAGGGCGGGAAGAGCGGGAAGTCGAGCGTCGACCGCGAGCAGCAGCGGCGCGTGGTCGAGGCGATCATCCTGGCTTCGCCCGAGCCGATCGCGCCGGCGCGGGTGGCCGGGGTCCTGCCTCGCTGCAATCCGTCCCAGGTGCGCGCACTCGTGAAGGAGCTGAACGCCGAGTACGTCGAGCAGCGTCGGGCGTTCGAGATCTGGGAGGTCGCGGGGGGCTACCAGCTGCGCTCGCTCCCCGAGTTCGCTCCCTATCTGAAGCAGATCCAGAAGACGCGCCCGCTGCGCCTGTCGGCGCCGGCGCTCGAGACGCTCGCGGTGGTCGCGTACCGCCAGCCGGTGACGCGCGCCGAGATCGAGCACATCCGTGGTGTCGACGTCGGGGCCGTGCTGCGCAGTCTGCTCGACCGCCAGCTGGTCCGGATCGCCGGGCACCGCGAGGTCCCGGGGCGGCCGATCGTGTACGCCACCTCGCGGCGCTTCCTCGAGGTGTTCGGTCTCGCGAAGCTCGGCGACCTCCCGACCTTGAAGGCGATCGAGTCGCTGGCGGACGCCGAGGAAGAGGACGCGGCCGAGGGCGCCGAGGGCGAGATCACCGTCGAGCTTGCTCCCGACGAAGAGACCGAAGCAGCTGCCGCCGACGCGGAGGCCGAGGCGGAAGCGCCGGCCGACGCGGCTGCGGAGTCGGCCGAGAACGAGGCGTCGGATCCCGAAGACACGGCGGGGCCGGCGACTTCCCACTGAGCGAGTCGCGCCCGCTCGGTGAGGCGCGCTTGCAGCGGATCCTCGCCGCGGCCGGGGTGGCGTCGCGTCGCGCGGCCGAGGAGTGGATTCGCGCGGGACGCGTCACGGTGAACGGACGGGTCGGGACGCTCGGCGAGCGGGCGGATCCCGCCCGCGACGTGGTCTGCGTGGACGGCGAGCGTCTCACGCCAGAGCCCCTCGCGTACTGGATCGTCCACAAGCCGCGCGGCGTCGTGACCACGGTGCGCGATCCCGAGGGTCGCCCGACGATTCTGTCGCTGCTCCCCGAAGCCGCTGGACGCCTGTATCCGGTCGGTCGCCTCGACCGCGACACCGAGGGCCTGGTGTTGCTCACCAACGACGGTCCGCTCACCCACGCTTTACTCCATCCCTCCCACGAGATCGAGCGCGAGTACGTGGTGCGCGCGCGAGGGGCGATGCGCGAAGGGGCACTGCGGCGCCTGGCCGAGGGCATCGTGCTCGACGACGGACCGACGGCACCGGCGGGCGTCGAACGCGTCGAGGTCGAAGAGCGCTTCACGACCTTCCATCTGACGGTCATCGAGGGGCGCAAGCGCCAGATCCGCCGGGCGCTCGAAGCGCTCGGTCATCCGGTGCTCGGGCTGTGCCGCATCCGGATGGGACCGCTGGTTCTGGGGCGGCTCGCCGCCGGGGAAGCCCGGGTGCTGGCCACCCACGACCGCCGCCGGTTGTTGCGCGCGACGGGACTTGCGTCTCCGCGCACGCGCAAATCGGGCTCGAAGAAGGCGCGTGGGAAGGGGAAACCCGGGGCATCGAGAAAGCCTCGCAAATAGCATCTATCTATTTGATTTCATTGGATTTTTACTGTTAGACTGCTTCGCGAGAGGTGGTCTCGATGCGGTTTCGAACCGGTGATGCGCGCACGTTGTCGGCGGCCCTGCGGCAGGGACGCGGTTGGTGTGTGGGGCTCGCGGCGGCGCTCTGCGCGGCGCCGGCGGGTGCTGCGATCACGGGCGTCTGCCCTGACGGGTCGATCTTCATCGTGCAGAGTGCCGACGCCATCCCGTGCTCCCAGGCGAAGCGCGTCGAGCCGAGTGACGTACCGCCGCTGCAGCCCGAGCGGCTCCCGCGCCCCTACGGTTGGGAGCGCTTCCAGCGCGAAGCGGACCCGAACAACCCGTACAACTTGATCGGGGCCGGCCGCGCTCCGAGTGCACCGCCGCCCGCCCCGACGAATGCGCCGGCGCCGGGAGTCCGACCGCCGGCCGTCGCGCCCGCGCCGGTACCGCAGGTCGCGGCGGTCCCGCCCGCGCCTCCCCAGGCGCGGGGCGTCGACCTCGGCTTGCATCCCGACGAGGTTCGCGATCTCGACGCGATCGTGCAGCTGATGCAGGACGTCGCTCCGGCGACGGTCGCGCGCTACGACGACCGCGGCGCCGCGGTGGCTTCGGTGGCGCTGGCGCATTCGCCCGCCTTCGAACAGCGCCTGCGCGCCGCCTTGCCGGGCGTGACCGGCCCCGTGGTGCTCTTCCGCGCGGTCGCCGACACGCCGGCGAGCTTCCACGGCAACCTCACCTTCGTGCAGGGGCACGTGGCCTTCCACCCGGATCCCGCGAACCCCGCCCAGCTCGGACTGCTCGACGGCCGCTTCGGGCCCCTCTCGGGTGGGGCCCGGGTGCTCGGCTACGCGGTCCTGCCGGCACACCTCGACCCGGCTCAGCCCTTCGACATCTACTGGAACGATCGTCGGGTGACGGCGACCCTGCGCCCCTAGGGCGCGCCGGGCGCGTTTTCTTCGCCGCGGATGCGCGCGGCCACTTCGGCACCGCGCCCCTCGAAGGCGACGCCGCGGGCCTCGGCCCTCGCGAGGATGTCGCGCGCTCGGGCGGTCTGGCCCAGGAAGTCGTAGGTGAAGGCCAGGCGCCAGTGCCCCTCCGAGAAGTCGGGCGCGAGCGCGATCGCACGTTCGAGCAGTGCGATCGCTTCCGCCGGGCGCTTGCGGTAGGTGCGCAAGGTGGCGAGGTCGAAGAGCAGCTCCTGACGGTTCGGCGAGCGCTCGAGGGCAGCTACGAGCTCCCGGTCGGCGGCCTCGAGCCAGAGCGTCTCACCGAAGAGTTCGAAGCGCTTCTGCGCCAGCTTCGATTTCACGAGTGCGGGGCGGATGTCGAGGGGATGGCGCTGCTGGTTGTCGATCATGTGGCCGAAGCTCGCGTCGAGGAGGCGGCGGGCCTGCTGGCGGAGGTTCTCGGCCTGGGGACGTCCCTGGGCGAGGCGCGCTTCGAGCTGCGCCGCGCGTTGCTGCAGTTCCTCGGCCTGCGCGTCGTCCGCCGCGCTCGCTGCCCGGCGCAGGCGCTCGGCGCGCTTCTCGTTTGCCTCGACGCGCTGCCAGTTCGTCGCGTAGCGGCCCGTGTTGCGCAGCACCGCCGCGGCGAACTCGGTGCGCGCCGCCGGATGGTGGGGAGAGGGAAGGGCGAGCCCGCGCTCGAAGCGCGCGAGGCCGGGCGCGTCGGCGCGGGTAGTGTCCGGCGCCTCGAGCAGGTGCAACGCATCGATGGTGCGCGCACTCGCGAGCCAGGGCAGGACGCCGGTCGCGACGACCCAGAGCGTCGTGATCGCCGCCAACCCGGCGAACCCCGCCCCGGGAATCGGGCGCGATGCTGTGGGCGCGGGGTCCGGCGGCATCGGGCGCAGATACGCGAGCAGCCCGAAGAGGGCCAGGTAGCTGCTCGGGTTCTCGAAGACGCCCTGGGTGTAGGCGAAGTGGGCGGCGAGATAGCCGAGGGCCAGCACCGCGACTCCCCGCGGACGCGAGCCGGCGCGCAGGTGCGCGATCGTCGTCCAAGCGGCCGTCGCGAACAGCCCGAGGTAGGCGAGGGCGCCGAACACGCCTTGGGTGGTCAGCGTGTTGAGGAGCGTGTTGTGGGCCTGATCGAACCAGGTCTCGGCGTAGGAGGACGAGGTGATCGCGGGGTCGAAGGCGCTGTTGAAGGCGTAGTAGAAGTTCGCCGTTCCCCAGCCGAACCAGGGCGCCTCGCGCCAGGTCTCCAGCGCAATCCGCCAGACGCGAAACCGGGAGGTGGTCGGGAAGTCGTCCAGGTCGGTCAGCAGGGCGAGGCGCCCGACGAAGGGCAGGTCCTCGAGCCACGGGGCGGCGACGCCCGACCAGAGCAGCGCAGACAGGGCTGCGCCGACCGCCAGTACGCCGACGCCGAGGGCGCCGGCGATCCAGGCGCCCCGCGGCCGTGCGGCGAGCGCCAACGTCGCGGCGCACAGACCGCTGGTCGCGAGAAACACCGCCAATCCGCCGAGCCCGCTGCGGCGCTCGGTCACCAGGATCGCGGCGACTCCCAGGGCCAGACAGGCGGCCCCGGCGCCACGGCCCGCGCGCGTCTTCGACAGGAGCCAGGCACAGCCGCCGAGGAAGACGACGAAGAGTCCGAGGCCCGAGACGTAGAGCGCGTTGCCGAGGGTGGCTTCGACGTGGCTGCCGGGGTCTTCGGTGCCCGGCGCCAGCAATAGGCGTTGGACGACGGCCCACGCCGCGACGCCGGCACCCAGCACGCCCCACGCCCCGCCCACGCGTTGCCAGCGTTCGGGTGTGCGCACGAGATGCGCGAGGGCGAAGTAGAGGGCGCCGAGATGGAGCAGCGTGAAGCTCCCGAGCATGCGCGTCGGGGTATCCCAGAACGAGCGCCAGGCGTCGACACCGGTGGCCGTCGAGACCAGGGCCGAGGTGACGAAGGCCAGCACGGCGGCATCGAGCCCGGTGAAGCGGATCCTCGTGCCGTTGCGCCACGCCTGGGCCGCCCACAGGGCGACGAGCACCGCGGCGAGCGCTCGTAGGAAGTGCACCTTCGGCGTGACGTACGGGTAGAGGACCTGCGCCGAGTACAGCCAGGGCACGAGGCCGAGCCCTGCGGCGACGGCCAGCGCAGCACGCGGCAGCCGCGCTTCGACAGCGTCGGTCGTCAATCCCGCAGGTCCCGCGTGCTCGGCACGGTTTCGCGCGTGGTCCCCTGGGTCGGTCTCACGCGACGCAGCGCGCGAGGAACGCATCGATCACCTGGGTGGCTTCGAGGCCCTCGGGGACGGGGAAACCGTCGAAGCCGTGGGGGGCACCGGGGAAGACCTGGAGTTCGGCCGGACGTCCGGCCGCGACCCAGCGCGGGTACAGGAACAGGGTGTGGTCGAGCAACGGGTCGAGGGTGCCCACGGTGAAGAGCACCGGCGGCGCCTCGGAGAGATCGGCGTAGAGCGGGGACACGTCGGGGTCGCGCAGGAGCGCCGGGTCGGGCACGAAGCAGCGCGTGAACCAATCGATGTTGGTTGAGTTGAGCAGCACCTTGCGGTCGTCGAAGGCCGCATGGCTCGGCACCCCAGAGAGGTCGTAGAGCCCGTACACCAGGTTGGCTCCGCAGAAATGGAAGCCGTGCTTGCGCGGCATGCGCAAGGCGGTGACGGCCGAGAGGTGTCCGCCGGCAGACTCGCCGCCCACCAGGATCTTTGCCGGGTCGGCGCCGAACTCGGCCTTCGCGTTCTCCGCAAGCCAGAGCGCCGCGGCTTCGCAGTCGTCGGGGGCCGCCGGGTACGGGTGTTCGGGGGCGAGGCGGTAGTCGACACTCACGATGGCCAGGCCGAGCTCGTCCGCGCGTCGCTCGTTGGCAACGTCCATCATCGCGGCCTCGCCGATCACCCAGCCCCCGCCGTGGATGTGGAGCATGGCGCCCCGCACTTCGCCCGCCGGGCGAAAGATGCGGACGGGCAGGGGCCCGGCCGGGCCGGGGAGGGTGCGTTCTTCGACGCGGTCCGAGGTCTGGGCCGCCGACATCATCGGGTTGTCGCTGAAGTCCTCGCGTGCCTTCTGCGCCGCTTCCACGGTCGGCTCCTGGGCGCCGGCGATCTCGATGTTCTTCTCCATGAAGTCGACGATCCCGAGCAGCGCCTCGCTGGTGCGCGACGTGTCGAAGTGCTTCGGGTCGAACGGGTGGCTCATCGGGGTCTCCCGGTTGGGTCCTGTAGCGACGGGGTCGTGCTCGGACTGCGAGCGTGGTTCAGGCGCGGCGTTGCTGGAGACGCTGGGCTCGGGCGATCCAAGCCTCGGCTTCCAGATACTCGGCGATCTCTTCGAAACTGTCGGTGGGCCCGCGCCACTCCCAGTCGTCGACGCTGCCGACGGCGGGGCCGTCGGTGACGAGGGTGGCGAGCTTGCGGAAGAGCAGGGCGTCGTCGCGCTGCTCGGCCAGGGTCGCGGCGAGCTTCGCCGCGCCGCGCACCTTGAAGGGCCAATCCGCCGGGTCGGCGGGAATCTTCTCGAGGTGCTGGAAGTGGGCGAGAACGGTCGCCGCCGACTTCGCCCCCCAGCCCGGCAGGCCCGGGAAGCCGTCGGCGGTATCTCCGACCAGGGCGAGGTAGTCGGGAATCGACGCCGGATCGACCCCGAACTTCGCGCGCACGCCGTCGGCGTCGCGCTCCTCCTGCTTGCGCCGGTCGAACTGCACCACGCGCGTCCCGCGCACGCTCTGGCCGAGGTCCTTGTCCGGGGTGCAGATCCAGACCCGCTCTACCCGCGCGTCGGCGTCGGCCACGGCCGCTGCGGCCGCGAGCCCGTCGTCGGCCTCGTACTCGACGAGGGGCCAGACCTGGAAACCCGCCGCGCGCAGGGCGTCCTCGAGCAGCGAGAACTGGCTGTGGAGCTCTTCTTCGAGGCCTTCGCCCGTCTTGTAGCCGTCGTAGAGGTCGTTGCGAAACGACTCCACGACGTGGTCGGTGGCGATGCCCACGTGGGTCGCACCCTCCTCGAGGAGCCCGAGCATCGAACCCAGCACGCCGCGGGCCGCACCGATCTCCTGGCCGTCGCGATTGGTACGGGAGGGGAGGGCGAAGTAGTGGCGGAAGAGCTCGTAGGTGCCGTCGACGGCGTGGACGTGCATGACGTCGGGGAGCCTCGCCGAAGCGGGCGTCCCGCGTCAAGCGGGTCCGTCGGCGTCAGCGCGGGTAGGTCACGTACACCTGGGTGTAGATGAGAGAGCCGTTGGGGGCGCGGGCGATCCCGATTCCGGTGGCGTTGAAGGCCGGGCTGTAGAGGTTGTTGCGGTGGATCTCGGAGGCGATCCAGGCGTGGAGGATCTCCCGGTTCGGTTCACCGCGATCGGTGACGCCGATGTTCTCGGCAGCCAGGGCGAAACCGCGCGCGGCGCCGCGTTCGATACGGTGGAGGGGGTTCTCGCCTTCCGGGTTCTCGTGGGCGAAGAAGCCCCGCTTCGCCATGTCGCGGCTGTGGGCTCTTGCCACGGCGTCGAGGTCGGCCCGGCGTTCCAGGGGAATCAGGTGGCGTCCCTGGCGCACCTGGTTCACGCCGTCGTGGAGTCCGGCTTCGAGCTGGGTGAATCCGTCGGCGCTGGCGCCGAAGGGGGAAAGCCACAGCGCGATCCACATGCCGATCAGGAAGCCGAGGCCCTGGGCGGGCGTGCGCGGCATCAGTTGGTCCTCTGGCGGCGCGGCGATTCGAGGTCGAGCACCGTCGCGTCGAGCACCTGGCGGCGCGTCAGGCGGCCGCCTTCGTAGTGGGACACGACATCCATGCGGCCATCGCCGTTCGCGTCTTCCTCGACGCGGGTGACCTGCTCGTCGGCGTCGTAGTGGGTGACGAGATCGGTGCGGCCGTCCCCATCGTCGTCGCGTTCTTCGCGGGCCAGCTTGCCGCCCTCGTAGAACGCGATGTGGTCGCGGAAACCGTCGCCGTCCTTGTCCCGTTCCAGCCGGGTGATGGTACCGCGTTGGTAGCTGCTCCAGCTGTCGACGTGACCGTCACCGCTCTCGTCCACGCGACGGCCGACCACCTGGCCGTTGCGGAAGGCCGTCCAGGCGTCTAGGCGACCGTCGTGGTCGGTGTCCTCTTCGATCCGGATCACCTCGTGCGAGCTCGGGTCGTACACGACGGTCTTGTCCGGGCGCGCGTCGAAGTTGTCGTCGAAGCGCTCGCGCACGATGGCGCCGTTCTCCCGCTCGATCCAGTGGTCGGTCCGACCGTCGCCGTCACGGTCGACGTGTCCACTGACGGTCTGGGGCTCGGCAGAGACCCGCGGAGTCGGGGGACCGGCCGCGCGCGGCGTGGTGGCGGGGATCGGTGCGCGGCTCGTGATCTGGGGCGCGGGTGCCTGGACCGCTCCTCGCGGAGGTGCTTGGACCGCTCCTCGGTTCCGCAGGCGCGCGAGCTCGTCGGCGATCGAACCGCCTCCCGTCGCAGGAGCCACTGCGCGCGGCGGAAGCGACTGGCTGGGGGCTGCGCCGGGCGCGGGTGCCCCGCGTTCGGCGAGCTGACGCTCCATCTCCTGGAGCTGGGCGGTTTCGTAGTCGACCGCCGGCGGGCCGTGGGTCGGTCGCGGCTGGTCGCCGTTGCGGGGCAGGGCGGGGCCAGGTTCGGGTTCGCCGCGGACCTTCTCGTACCCATACTTGAAAGGAGCGGCCATCACGGCGAAGGGCAGCCCGACGTACTTGAGCCAGAGCGGCTCTTCGTTGACCTGCACGTGGCGCGTCTCTTCGGTCTCGGCGCCGCCGATCATGGTGATGCCACCGCCCGGCGCCGCACCGCTACCGCTGCGGCGGGTCTGGCCGGGCGCCGTCGCGTACTCGGGCGGCGGGACGGCGACGCCGGGCGCCACCGCGCCCTGGGGCACGTGCGCGCCGGCCGCCGAGGGCGGCGTGGCCGGGAGGTGGGGGTTGTGGGGGTTCGCGCCAGCCTGGGGCTGGCCGTAGCCCGCTTCGCGCGGGTGGTAGTTCCCGGGATGGGGCGGGGCCGACTGGCCGGGATAGATGATGCTGGCTCCGGCACCGGTGTTCACGACCGGCGTGCGATCGACGTCGCCTTCGCGGTTCAGCGCCGCCCAGCAGCCGAGCTGGGTGCTCGCGAAGACCACCGCCGTTCCCACGATCCAAGTCCGAGATACGCGCCGCATACGGGTTCCTCCAGGAGACGAACTCCCGCCGTACAGCAGTGCAAGAACCGTGCGAACCCTTGGCAAAAAGCGCGGAGGGCGGATTCCCGCTGCGCGGCGGCGGACCTCGCCCGTCGCTTGCGCTCCGGCTGCCGGTCACCCGGGCCGCAACTGATCGGCAACCGACGCACCGGGTCTTCCACCTCGCGGAACCAGCGTTCCGCGCGACGGCCCGGCTCCAGGGAGCGGGCCTCTGGAGAGTTGCTTCTGGGCAAGGGCGGTGGGGCGGAACAGCAGGCTAGGACGCCGGTTCCGGGGCGTCGTCGTCGCTGCCGATCCGACCGATCGCCCAGGTGGCAGCCAGGCCGAGCCCGATCAGGGCGGCGCTTCCGCCGAGGTGGCTCGCGGTGGGCGTGAAGCGGGCCACGGGCCAGTCTTCGGGGTCGAGATCGGCGACGTTGGCCTCGGTGATCAGGCGTCCGTCGATCACGTCACCGACACCCGGCGGTGTCGAAGCTTGGAAGGGCCACAGGCCGACGATCGCGCCCAGCAGCAAGCCGAGCAGTGCGCCGAGGGTCGCCTTCTCGAAGCGTGCCAGCAGCCACTTCAGCAGGTTGCTCACGCCGACCACGCCGAGGACGACCCCCAGGCCCAGCGGAACGACCACGCCCATGGCCTCGAGGACCAGACCGAAATCGGCGCCGGCCCCGGTGGCGCTGTCGCCGAGGACTCCGCGTTTCAGCTGATCGATGGTGCCGAGGATGCTCTCGTACTGGCCGAGCAGAAGCAGCAGGTAGCCGCCGGAGACGCCCGGCAGGATCATCGCCGATGCGGCCGCGAGCCCGGACAAGAACACGAGCAGCGTGCTCTGGCTGCCACCGCCCGACGCTTCGCCTCCGAAGGCCATCACGCACATCAGCGCGAACGACACGGCCGCCGCGACGTAGACCGGCGGTGTCGCCGGGCGGGCCAGACGCCAGAGCAACGGCACGCCGCCGAGGGTCAGGCCGATGAACAGGCTGTACATGATCCAGCGGTGGTGCACGACGAGATCGCGGATCGTTCCGGCGAGCAGCAGGATGCCGAGCGCCGCCGAAACCACGATCGCGCCCAACAGCACCAGCGACCGCGGCCGGAAATGCAGGGTGGTGACTTCTGCGATGGCCTGGATGAAACCGGGGTAGACACCCGCGGCGAGCAGCATCGTGCCGCCGCTGATCCCGGGCACGAGATTGGCGAGGCCCATCAGGGTGCCGCCGATCACGCCGCGCGCAGCGGCGGTGGCAAGCGGGGCTTCCGCGCGGTCGGCTTCGGGCGCTGCATCCAGAGACAAGAGACGCTCCTTCGGGCGGCGCGATACTCTAGCAGTACGCCTGCGGTGCCGTGGTCGCCGGGAGGGCAACCCATGTGTGGCCGCTTTGCGCTGACGTCGACGCCCGAGGCCCTGGCCGAGCGCTTCGGTCTGTCCGTATTGCCCGTCTGGGCGCCTCGCTACAACGTCGCGCCCGAGCAGACGCTGTGCGCGATTCGTCAGGGCGACGCACGGCCCGAAGCCGTGTCCCTGCGCTGGGGATGGGTACCGGCCTGGGCCCGCGATGCGAACGCCACCCCGCGCCCGATCAACGCGCGTTTCGAGACCGTGGCCGAGAAGCCGTCGTTCCGCGACGCCTACGCCGCGCGCCGCTGTCTGGTTCCGATCGATGGCTGGTACGAGTGGGAGAAGATCGGTGGCGGGCGCCAACCCTACTGGCACGCGGTTCCCGGTGAGTCGCTGCTCGTGGTGGCTGCGCTCTGGGAGCACTGGGAAGGGGTCGACGGGGAGGAGCGCGAGAGCGGTGTCCTGTTGACGGTGCCCTCCGTCGGTGCGGCGGCGGAGCATCACCCGCGCATGCCGCTCGTGCTGGCCCCGGGTTCCGTCGCGCCCTGGCTCGAGGGCGACGAGGCGACACCGAGCCTGGCGGCCCTCTTCGATGCGAGCCTCGCCACCCGCCTCACCACCGAACCCGTCCACCCGCGGGTCGGATCGGTCGCGAACGACGATCCGTCTTGTCTCGAACGCGTGGCTCCGCCGCCCCGACAAGTCTCGCTGTTTTGAGCAGGCGGGACGGCTAGCATGCCGGCCATGGCGTCGGGTGAGCAGGGGGCATGGCGGCGACCGCTGCGGCGGTTGCTGCTGACCGGCGTCGTCCTGCTCTACATCCTCTCCATCCCCTGGTATCGGGAGAGCGGGGCCGAGCCGGCGATCTGGTTCGGCTTGCCGGACTGGGTGGCCGTCGCGATCGGCTGCTACGTGGGCGCCGCGATCTTGAACGCCAGCGCCTGGATGCTGTCCGACCTGCGCGACCCGGGGGAGGGCGAGACCGAGGAGTCGTCCGCTTGAGCTTCGGAGCGCTCGGCCTGGTCGCGCTCGGGGGCTACCTGGTGCTGCTGCTCGGGATTGCCGAGCTGGCGCGTCGCTCCCGTCGCGAGCACAGCGCTGCCGATCACTTCCTGGCGGGCCGCGAACTCGGCGTGCTGGTGCTCTTCCTGACCCTCTACGCGACGGGCTACAGCGGCAACTCGCTGCTCGGGTACCCGGGCGAAGCCTATCGACGCGGCTTCTCCTGGATCATGGCCACCGGCTTCATGATGTCGATCGCGGTCGTGTTCCAGGTGTTCGCGCCGAAGTTCCGCCCGATCGCGGCCCGCGAACACTTCGTCTCGCCCGGCGACTGGGTGCGCTACCGCTTCGGCGGCGAGCGCTGGGGACGCGAGCTACGGATCGCCGTCGCGGTGCTGATGACGATCGCCCTCGCCAACTTCCTCTTCGCCCAGTTGAAAGCGCTCGGGTTGATGGCGGAGCAGGTGACGGAAGGCCTCGTTTCCTACGAGGTGGGCGTCTGCGTGCTCGCCGGCGTGATCCTCGCCTACGAGACGGTCGGTGGCATGCGCGCCGTCGCGTGGACCGACGCCGGCCAGTCCATTCTCATGATGGTGGGCCTCACGGCACTCGTCGTATGGCTCGTCGGCGATGTCGGTGGGCTCGAAGCGCTGACCCGGAGCATCCTCGAGATCCGCCCGGCGGCCGCCGTGGTGCCCGACGCGGTCGAGTGCGCCAACTGGGCGAGCAGCATCGCGTTGCTCGGCCTGGCGAGCGCCGTCTATCCCCAGGTGATCCAGCGCGTCTACGCGGCGCGCAGCGGCGCGGCGCTCAAACGCTCGTTCGCACTGATGACCTTCATGCCGCTGACCACCACGACGGTGGTCACCCTGATCGGCGTCGCCGCGATCCCGCGCTTCGCCGAGCTCGGCGGGGTCGAAGCCGACCGGGTGATGCCGCTCCTGCTGGGCGGGTGGGCCGAGCTCGGGGCGCTGGCGTCGGTGGCGGCGATCCTGGTCTTTCTCGGCGCCCTGGCGGCGATCATGTCGACGGCCGACTCGGTGCTGCTGAGTCTCGGCTCGGTCGTCGCCGAGGACCTGCTCGGAGAGCAGCACGGCGCGCGCGACACGGCGGTGCTCGGCAAGCGCATCGCTGCGGTCACGATGGTGGCGATGGCTGCGCTCGCCCTGGTGGCCCGCGACGTCACTCTCTGGGGTCTGATCGAGCTGAAGATGGAGCTCTTGATCCAATGCGTGCCGGCCTTCCTGATCGGCGTGCAGTGGACCCGCTTGCGCGGCGGGCCCCTCTTGCTCGGCCTCCTCGTGGGCAGCGCGATCGCCGTGGGGATCGGGCTCGGTCTGGGCGTGAAGCGCATCGGCGGCGTCCACGTCGGCGTGATCGGCCTGGGCGTGAACGCGGTGATCG
It contains:
- the scpB gene encoding SMC-Scp complex subunit ScpB, which translates into the protein MAKKKAVAAEAQDATNHAAEQSENAEQPETVEASAEKQGGKSGKSSVDREQQRRVVEAIILASPEPIAPARVAGVLPRCNPSQVRALVKELNAEYVEQRRAFEIWEVAGGYQLRSLPEFAPYLKQIQKTRPLRLSAPALETLAVVAYRQPVTRAEIEHIRGVDVGAVLRSLLDRQLVRIAGHREVPGRPIVYATSRRFLEVFGLAKLGDLPTLKAIESLADAEEEDAAEGAEGEITVELAPDEETEAAAADAEAEAEAPADAAAESAENEASDPEDTAGPATSH
- a CDS encoding pseudouridine synthase, which codes for MQRILAAAGVASRRAAEEWIRAGRVTVNGRVGTLGERADPARDVVCVDGERLTPEPLAYWIVHKPRGVVTTVRDPEGRPTILSLLPEAAGRLYPVGRLDRDTEGLVLLTNDGPLTHALLHPSHEIEREYVVRARGAMREGALRRLAEGIVLDDGPTAPAGVERVEVEERFTTFHLTVIEGRKRQIRRALEALGHPVLGLCRIRMGPLVLGRLAAGEARVLATHDRRRLLRATGLASPRTRKSGSKKARGKGKPGASRKPRK
- a CDS encoding O-antigen ligase family protein; amino-acid sequence: MTTDAVEARLPRAALAVAAGLGLVPWLYSAQVLYPYVTPKVHFLRALAAVLVALWAAQAWRNGTRIRFTGLDAAVLAFVTSALVSTATGVDAWRSFWDTPTRMLGSFTLLHLGALYFALAHLVRTPERWQRVGGAWGVLGAGVAAWAVVQRLLLAPGTEDPGSHVEATLGNALYVSGLGLFVVFLGGCAWLLSKTRAGRGAGAACLALGVAAILVTERRSGLGGLAVFLATSGLCAATLALAARPRGAWIAGALGVGVLAVGAALSALLWSGVAAPWLEDLPFVGRLALLTDLDDFPTTSRFRVWRIALETWREAPWFGWGTANFYYAFNSAFDPAITSSSYAETWFDQAHNTLLNTLTTQGVFGALAYLGLFATAAWTTIAHLRAGSRPRGVAVLALGYLAAHFAYTQGVFENPSSYLALFGLLAYLRPMPPDPAPTASRPIPGAGFAGLAAITTLWVVATGVLPWLASARTIDALHLLEAPDTTRADAPGLARFERGLALPSPHHPAARTEFAAAVLRNTGRYATNWQRVEANEKRAERLRRAASAADDAQAEELQQRAAQLEARLAQGRPQAENLRQQARRLLDASFGHMIDNQQRHPLDIRPALVKSKLAQKRFELFGETLWLEAADRELVAALERSPNRQELLFDLATLRTYRKRPAEAIALLERAIALAPDFSEGHWRLAFTYDFLGQTARARDILARAEARGVAFEGRGAEVAARIRGEENAPGAP
- a CDS encoding alpha/beta hydrolase, whose amino-acid sequence is MSHPFDPKHFDTSRTSEALLGIVDFMEKNIEIAGAQEPTVEAAQKAREDFSDNPMMSAAQTSDRVEERTLPGPAGPLPVRIFRPAGEVRGAMLHIHGGGWVIGEAAMMDVANERRADELGLAIVSVDYRLAPEHPYPAAPDDCEAAALWLAENAKAEFGADPAKILVGGESAGGHLSAVTALRMPRKHGFHFCGANLVYGLYDLSGVPSHAAFDDRKVLLNSTNIDWFTRCFVPDPALLRDPDVSPLYADLSEAPPVLFTVGTLDPLLDHTLFLYPRWVAAGRPAELQVFPGAPHGFDGFPVPEGLEATQVIDAFLARCVA
- a CDS encoding 5'-3' exonuclease H3TH domain-containing protein translates to MHVHAVDGTYELFRHYFALPSRTNRDGQEIGAARGVLGSMLGLLEEGATHVGIATDHVVESFRNDLYDGYKTGEGLEEELHSQFSLLEDALRAAGFQVWPLVEYEADDGLAAAAAVADADARVERVWICTPDKDLGQSVRGTRVVQFDRRKQEERDADGVRAKFGVDPASIPDYLALVGDTADGFPGLPGWGAKSAATVLAHFQHLEKIPADPADWPFKVRGAAKLAATLAEQRDDALLFRKLATLVTDGPAVGSVDDWEWRGPTDSFEEIAEYLEAEAWIARAQRLQQRRA
- a CDS encoding CAP domain-containing protein, which encodes MPRTPAQGLGFLIGMWIALWLSPFGASADGFTQLEAGLHDGVNQVRQGRHLIPLERRADLDAVARAHSRDMAKRGFFAHENPEGENPLHRIERGAARGFALAAENIGVTDRGEPNREILHAWIASEIHRNNLYSPAFNATGIGIARAPNGSLIYTQVYVTYPR
- a CDS encoding DUF368 domain-containing protein, producing the protein MSLDAAPEADRAEAPLATAAARGVIGGTLMGLANLVPGISGGTMLLAAGVYPGFIQAIAEVTTLHFRPRSLVLLGAIVVSAALGILLLAGTIRDLVVHHRWIMYSLFIGLTLGGVPLLWRLARPATPPVYVAAAVSFALMCVMAFGGEASGGGSQSTLLVFLSGLAAASAMILPGVSGGYLLLLLGQYESILGTIDQLKRGVLGDSATGAGADFGLVLEAMGVVVPLGLGVVLGVVGVSNLLKWLLARFEKATLGALLGLLLGAIVGLWPFQASTPPGVGDVIDGRLITEANVADLDPEDWPVARFTPTASHLGGSAALIGLGLAATWAIGRIGSDDDAPEPAS
- a CDS encoding SOS response-associated peptidase, with protein sequence MCGRFALTSTPEALAERFGLSVLPVWAPRYNVAPEQTLCAIRQGDARPEAVSLRWGWVPAWARDANATPRPINARFETVAEKPSFRDAYAARRCLVPIDGWYEWEKIGGGRQPYWHAVPGESLLVVAALWEHWEGVDGEERESGVLLTVPSVGAAAEHHPRMPLVLAPGSVAPWLEGDEATPSLAALFDASLATRLTTEPVHPRVGSVANDDPSCLERVAPPPRQVSLF